The genomic region AAATGTCTATAAATTATACAGACGGTTCCTCAGGTTAGATAAAGTAGTCAGACAAATTTTGAAAACAACAGAGGACATTTTAGGGTGTTAGTACACGATAAACGAGTCTCGGAAGAAAATCAGGCACTCCTTAAAAATAGACGAATATTTCTAAATTACGGCAGAAAATCGAATACCCCGTGCAACCACGGGCGGAAGAACCGGGCCTCCGGCTTTGGACACTGAATTTATAAGCTTTATCGATAAAATTTAATACAAACATCAAAGCATAGTACACTTGTACTCTCatatttggggcctcatttttTTGCGGTGCACCGGGCCTCTGTTTGTTTCAAAACGCCCCTGcgtcttcagcaagacttccTGCTAAAAGATATAGAAGGAGATCCTTCTTCCTCTTTTGTCAGaaacaaaaattatttttttcATCAAATTTTAATACTTTTTCCGTTCCGTTAATTGTTGGCCATTAGTTTTAACATAAAGACCTAGGAAAGAGGAGGGGGgtaaattactaaatgacaagtggaacaaattgagcgAGAATgctcaaattgttcataaagttcattcttaaaatagaaagaacaacaattAACTAAGACATCTAAAAtggaaaaggataacaaatgaccgagacagagAGTATTTATCAACCTATACTATTCTATTCATTGTTTGCCACACAAACTTGTCAACCTATACTATTACGCAATTGCTAAATCTCGCACACCTAGTCAACCTCCAATCTCATCACCATCCGACCACCCATTCCCCATCCCTGACCACCCATCTCCATTCCCCGACCACCCATATCCTAACCACGACGACCACCTGCGTCGTCGAACACAAGCCGTCCACTACCCATCTCGAGTTAAAATTGATCATCACCAACCGTCGACCACCCTTATGCCTTCCCTCGTGCCGTCGACCCGTCCCTGCGCCATCGACCCCCACTGCCGTTGACCCATCCCTATCGTCGATCCAACGATCTGGTCTCCTTCCCTTTTCTCTGTTCATCAACAACCACGAACACCCGACGTCGTCCCTACGTCGTCGACGACCTAATAACCTTCCTCTCTCTGTCATGGTCTGTTTGCAGGGTGGTGAGTGGGGCGGCTGAGCAGATTTCTAGGGTTTTGATTAATTGAGATTTCTTAGATTTTGATTATTTGTCCCCTCTTTGTGCTtgagaaatgagaggggtaaatGCGAAAAAAGATGGAAAAAGTGTGTTGGATTTAGTAATATGCGTGTTGGATTTACGACGTCCCTACTATTATTGTGACTCAGAAAACAAAAACGTGAAATTAGTGTGCGAGAAAGATTTTGTTTTCATACGGCGGTTTAGATCTAGCTTATTTTCCAGagttaaagtttgaatctttactTCCAGAATAtgtttatttacatgttttttcCTCTCTATCGTCAGCATTACTCAATTACTTAATTGACTTATACGAATTATTCACTATTTGCCCCACAAACTTGTCAACCTAAACTATACATTTTATGACTCATTAAATAAAACGTTAAATGAGTGTGCTACACAAACAAAACGTGAAAATACGAATAATTTCCACACAAACTTGACAACCTATACTATtcattttttactcttttttttttttattataaatactccATAATATTGCTGCAAAATCAGCACACAACCTACCAATAATTTCCATTAATTACGGCGTAGCAATTTGCTCGATTAAGCTTAGCAACCACCTCAAAATATGGTACGCACATGCATAATTACCTTAATGGTTGCATACTTGTAATAGTCGATTCTCttcgtttactttatttttcattgAATTGATAAAATATATACATAATCTTATATGAGagtatgagacggttttatattgGTTTAATGAGACTATGTCTTAAATGATCTTCTTTTTACTCATTTCATTCTTTACGTCTTAATTTAAAAATCAAACGTAAAAAATCAGATGAGTCGGGGAATAAAATGTCTCAAAACTATATTTTAAATTTGTTGTTATATTATATGGTTGATGCAGCCACAGGTAATTGAGCAGTACGGACCTTATGGTAGCCAGGAAAAGCTAACCTTCAACTTCATACTTGAAAAAGGTGATGTAATCACAAGGGTACGTATTGATAGTGGCGACGTCACTGACGCTCTTGCTTTCGAAATACTCGACACATCTGGTAACTACACAACAATTAAGTCGGATGGCACTGTGACTCCCGGCAAACTCGATGACAGTAGTGATGGCAAAGACGATCCGCATGCCCATGAGACTGAGACGGTATCGTTATTCATTATTCTATACTTAGCTTGTTCCATTTAAATCATtttatttacctttaattaaaatactgaAACGTACATTATATAATACTGTAGCTGAAACTGAATGGTGAGCGTATAACACAAATCAGTGGGTACGAAGGGGATTTCTTTGGTAATCGTCATGTGGTACAACTCTTCATTTATACCGATGTTCGTCCGGATGGATATGGACCATTTGGGCACAAGAACTCTTCCACCAAGATCGAGCCATTCTCGTCTCCTGACCCATCAACTGGTCCTATTGTTGGCTTTTTTGGAGCTCAAGGACCTTATCTTCACTCCCTTGGGGTTTCTCTCCAAAAGGTAACAACATATGCTTAATTATATACTAAGAGATCGTCTTGAGCTTAAGACGACCGACCTTTTTTTAATTCATCCTTAATTATATACTAAGAGATCGTCTTGATATTAACTTGTTTAACATTTATGTCATATGATAAATTCAGGCACCTAAGGAATGAGAGACTGTTCGATCTATCAGCTACAACATAATAATATTGAAGCATActacttatataaattatgtgattCCACAAGAAGCACTAGTCGTGGGATTGTTGGTGAACGGCGGTCATTATAGAACTTTCGTCATCatctttttaaaataaaaaaaaatgtactAGTGTATGGGTTAAGATTTATCGCACTTTTCGTGTTTTTTTCGTGTTTGCTTTGTTGGAATAATTTGTCAATTATGACGAATCCTCAATATGTACTACTATTTGGGGAATAAAGTTTATTATGTATACGATAATCTTGCTATAAAGGTATGTTTATATTTAGACTAGTTGTTGCTTTGCGTGCGCTCCCTTAGTTTTGAGAAACCAAATTGACTTACTACTAAAACAATACAAGTAAACTAAATCAATTATCCAATTAGAGTTTCTACTAAACGTCAATGATAAGATTATAAAGGTGAGAGTAGTTCATAAGGAAATCCTATTATTGATAATAGTTGATGAGTTACATTGATATATGATGAGTATTTATATATAATACCTCTCGCATAGCTCTTTTAAGTAATACTAGCATATAAATACTGTCCATAAAAGAAAACTTACCTTCAGCGCTTCACCCCACCCTAGActtggcaaaagcaacccgacccgattgacccaaccCAAAAAAATGGTCCGAGATccgaaattgacccaaaattCATCACCCAAATGTGTcccaaaacccgaattgacccgagcATGACCCAAACTTTCTTGACCCGTAactgacccgacccaaaaatgacctaatccgaaaccaccaaacccgaaaatgacccgacaaaacaaAACTCTAATTGAACAGAAAAAGCTACAAATGGCTTTTTATctcttattcattgacccgaaaaagACCCGAGACAGACCCAAACAACAAACCCAACACATACCCGGCCAACAAGCCCGAAACAAGCCCaaaacccaaaatgacccgacccgaagtaACCCGAAATCAATGGGAGATCCGAACTGACCCGACGCGAAATggcccgacccgattgacccgtttTCCAGGTCTATACGTTTCGGTTCATGTctatttttctaccacgtgtccgagATTGCTTCATGAGTTACCGTATTCGATTGCAGCTCAAAAAAGAATTATTAATCTATTTTTAAGGCGTACCCGATTTTCGTCACAGACTACTTTATCGCATGCTGATACCCTCAAATGTCCTCCGCtacttctcaaaatttgtgtagctcttttatctaacccgaggaaccgTCTGTGTTATTTACGAAAATTTTTGTTTCGGGAAcctaaaatcccgaaaaccgGTATTATTTCTCTTCAATTTGAGTCATTGAGAAGGTCGTACTTGGTAACGTTTCTTCTTCTCCCATTTTATACAATGTGGCTGGTGTCACTTCATGAGTTACTGTACCGGATTTTTccctaaataacaagtattaatacatttttaggAGTAACCGTTTTTTGACCGAGACTGATTTGTTGCATACCTTCAAATGTCTTCTGCTGCTTCTCAatattcaacaacaacaacaccaacaacaacaggTTTCTCACTGACTCTTTGACAGGTAGCATTATGGACCTCTCGGCAGGGTGATCACACATCTTATTCGATGCGTGCCGTTCCTATTTTCCGAGTTAGGGCAAACTATGAATGGGAGGACTTACCGTTGTGTGCTTCGCTATCGACTGGTATTTCATTGTTTTCTATGCCTAGGCCGTGTCCTGCTTGTTCTCGGGTCTTTGATGAGGATATCTACAGGGGATCATGTTGTGTCGTGTGATGAAAGTATTGGTATTAAACATCGAATTAACCTCATTTTTGTCTTAGACGTTTACCACGTACCTACAACCTTAAATATCCTCTCTGttgcttctcaaaatttgtgtgtcCGATGTCGCTTCATGAACTATAGTATTCGAATTTAGCTCTAAATAACAAGTATTCATTAATTTTTAAGGTGTACGTACGCGATTTTTCTCCAAGACTAGTTTGTCGTATATCAGCACACTCAAATGTCTTATGTtgcttgttccgggtgtaattccagagcaagtatagttaccacccgtggcttgttgaatgatgtcttgagttggattctcctttggtcttaatcgttcctctcggcctctcctgcaacaatgaacgaactgagggcttggctttgtgccaagcgtactcactccgacgcacaagtcagtaaacttgaaggataagttgttacttggctgaatgtatattgtagagagataaggaagatattaccagatgaatagtgtatttaggtttagttgtgtatttgttggatcctttcctcaatgaaggttgaggagtatttataggctttcaccttttgtcacgtagtggccaagtggccaagtggctagcaggtggaaagactgatctacccctcggccgagggacccatggcaggccggcgggccctgttgactcaccgccgaggggtcttggatatgagtacgcgggtgtgtgccccggctggcaggttgccatgccgagacccaggctaacaggccgatgggctgcatcggctaggctgtctaagtcgttgacttgctgttgatacctttgaccttgctcaatatgttgacttggtcagcggtgcagaatatgccccatcaatttgcccccagcgtagtctatgccgtggtatgggcttcgatgtacgtttgagcgtatattctgcggcGGCTttttttacctcggcctggtctttcctaggccgtaccatatcccccctccacatggatgtgtaaagggcatccgatgtggaaaagaaagtgacgctggccgagaccaggattgagagtgccggttgtttttgattgcccccggccggcgctacttagcttggttgatcatgtggccggcggagaacagatgcttgggaatttgttgaggaaggtgaataggcgaggagatatgaataggcgtgttgaagacgcttggttactgttgcattgattgacgtctaactgttgaaacgattgacattccgtaaTTGCATGcccgacacgtgtctgcatgctgattggttgacgcctcatgggctgttcgctgattggtccttctttatgggcttttccctataaatagggcagttatcccgtgaaattggccaccaatttcattctccaaaatttcctctaaactttcaagggtttcattgtcttctaattttcagagttgttactccggcgggtgtttttcttcaaggtaaacaaactttccaatttcTTAACTCTGTAAGTTattattgtaaacatgtcttctgctgatgccgggcctAGCAAACCGACgcgggggggttccccgtcgtgccttgatgaggaggagaagttgGACGCCCTCCCGATAAGGCacaggggccctaggtctccttctcccgaagtcgatcctcgaattttggaggaatgggaggatgactcgatgtcgatgatgacgcagacgattttggtgatgatgtcAAGAGGCTC from Silene latifolia isolate original U9 population chromosome 3, ASM4854445v1, whole genome shotgun sequence harbors:
- the LOC141645821 gene encoding uncharacterized protein LOC141645821, whose amino-acid sequence is MPQVIEQYGPYGSQEKLTFNFILEKGDVITRVRIDSGDVTDALAFEILDTSGNYTTIKSDGTVTPGKLDDSSDGKDDPHAHETETLKLNGERITQISGYEGDFFGNRHVVQLFIYTDVRPDGYGPFGHKNSSTKIEPFSSPDPSTGPIVGFFGAQGPYLHSLGVSLQKAPKE